In a genomic window of Punica granatum isolate Tunisia-2019 chromosome 6, ASM765513v2, whole genome shotgun sequence:
- the LOC116212036 gene encoding UPF0481 protein At3g47200-like: MAAEADWIVEVKQALRGMPTADAEGEYWKKRSIYKVPACVTDINRKAYWPQAVSFGPYHHDKEHLKPMEEHKVRATLHFLKRSKKPFELFVGAVSEVLHDLMACYYPLDQKWHDDTDAFLQLMILDGCFMLEILCTGTQTVNDYAPNDPIFSNHGKVYIMPYIQRDMLMLENQLPMLVLDKLLAVESETDLLKDKEFINKLILKFYCPGMPIMKMGKCLHVLDVFRKSLLHEGPSKKTRRRKSDMARKGGDEIIRSATELDEAGISFKKSKSASLKDISFSGGVLSLPVVVVDDTTESMFLNLIAFERFHVGAGNEVTSYIFFMDNIIDNERDVALLHSRGIIQNAIGSDKAVAKLFNSLSKDVTLDPESSLDMVHKKVSDYCKKPWNMWRANLIHTYFRNPWAILSLVAAIFLFALTIVQTIYSILDFYQN, encoded by the exons ATGGCAGCGGAAGCGGACTGGATAGTCGAAGTCAAACAAGCTCTCCGTGGCATGCCTACTGCGGATGCAGAAGGAGAATACTGGAAGAAGCGGTCAATATACAAAGTTCCTGCCTGTGTCACGGATATAAACCGGAAAGCTTACTGGCCTCAGGCTGTCTCATTCGGCCCTTACCACCATGACAAGGAGCACCTGAAGCCCATGGAGGAGCACAAGGTCCGTGCAACCCTCCACTTCCTCAAGAGGTCGAAGAAGCCATTCGAGCTCTTTGTTGGGGCTGTATCTGAGGTGCTGCACGATCTAATGGCCTGTTACTACCCGCTTGATCAGAAGTGGCATGATGACACAGACGCCTTCCTGCAGCTTATGATTCTCGATGGGTGTTTCATGCTGGAAATCCTATGTACCGGGACCCAGACTGTCAATGATTATGCCCCGAACGACCCGATATTTAGTAACCACGGGAAGGTCTATATTATGCCTTACATACAAAGGGACATGCTGATGCTCGAGAATCAACTGCCGATGCTGGTCTTGGACAAGCTTCTTGCCGTTGAAAGTGAAACTGATCTCTTAAAG GACAAAGAGTTCATCAACAAGCTTATACTCAAGTTCTACTGTCCTGGCATGCCAATCATGAAGATGGGCAAGTGCCTGCACGTTCTGGACGTCTTCAGGAAGAGCCTCCTTCACGAGGGCCCGAGCAAGAAGACCCGCCGACGCAAGTCGGATATGGCACGAAAGGGTGGGGACGAGATAATCCGGTCAGCCACAGAGCTCGATGAGGCAGGTATCTCGTTCAAGAAGAGCAAGAGCGCGAGCTTGAAGGACATCTCGTTCAGTGGAGGGGTATTGAGTCTCCCTGTCGTAGTTGTGGATGACACGACCGAGTCCATGTTCCTCAACCTCATTGCCTTTGAGCGCTTCCATGTTGGGGCTGGGAACGAG GTTACCTCGTACATATTCTTCATGGACAACATCATAGACAACGAGAGGGACGTTGCCCTGCTCCACTCCAGGGGCATCATACAGAATGCGATCGGGAGCGACAAGGCAGTAGCTAAGCTATTCAACTCCCTGTCAAAGGACGTCACACTCGACCCTGAGAGCAGCCTCGACATGGTTCACAAGAAGGTCAGCGACTACTGTAAGAAGCCCTGGAACATGTGGAGGGCCAACCTCATCCACACCTACTTCAGGAATCCATGGGCCATCCTGTCCTTAGTCGCTGCCATCTTCCTCTTTGCGCTGACTATCGTTCAGACCATCTACTCCATACTCGATTTCTACCAGAATTAG